The following are encoded together in the Pseudoalteromonas shioyasakiensis genome:
- a CDS encoding mechanosensitive ion channel family protein yields the protein MKQTHLQELVMPWFESMQDAALLSALTATAIGVGSLLLIYMFTRRLLLPGIQKVVTRLSPERIGALTPMLNKLNRRFAGILCCVLYLATFDYVYPVHDVAALVLKTVGQVALIIYGGFILSSVVSIAGGIYNQLDFARDIPIQGLIQVVKLITFMVCAILIVSILLEKSPTYILSGFGAIAAVTLLVFKDTILGFVASIQIAANRLVTYGDWIQVDSYGADGEVIDLGLNTVKVRNWDNTITTIPTYMLVAGSFKNWRGMQESGGRRIKRALNIDMNSIRLVDDAFREQIDAAIPLNDYIRVSNLPDPVTNLGLFRRYAEGYLKQHEKINRDLTLMVRELQPMNHGLPIEFYCFSEDKRWISYEHLQAEIMDHLLAVLPIFGLRPYQSVTGQLSTSEAQTGLKPSIKVANPVREKT from the coding sequence ATGAAGCAAACTCACCTGCAAGAGCTGGTGATGCCTTGGTTTGAATCAATGCAAGACGCGGCGCTGTTAAGTGCATTAACGGCTACAGCGATTGGCGTTGGCTCATTACTATTAATTTATATGTTTACCCGTCGACTGCTGCTACCGGGTATTCAAAAGGTTGTTACACGTCTGTCTCCAGAGCGCATTGGTGCGCTTACTCCAATGCTCAATAAACTGAATCGGCGTTTTGCGGGGATATTGTGCTGCGTACTGTATTTGGCAACTTTTGATTATGTTTACCCCGTTCATGATGTTGCTGCGTTGGTTTTGAAAACTGTAGGCCAAGTTGCATTGATCATTTATGGTGGCTTCATTTTAAGTAGTGTGGTGAGCATAGCAGGTGGCATTTATAACCAACTTGATTTTGCCCGCGATATTCCGATTCAGGGTTTGATCCAAGTTGTAAAACTTATCACTTTTATGGTTTGCGCCATCCTCATTGTGAGTATTCTGCTCGAAAAGTCACCAACTTATATCCTCTCCGGCTTTGGTGCGATAGCGGCGGTGACCTTACTCGTATTTAAAGATACCATTTTGGGCTTTGTCGCCAGTATTCAAATTGCAGCTAACCGATTAGTGACTTATGGTGATTGGATCCAAGTGGATAGTTATGGCGCGGATGGCGAGGTTATCGACCTTGGCTTAAACACGGTAAAAGTACGTAACTGGGATAACACTATTACAACTATTCCGACCTACATGTTAGTTGCTGGGTCATTTAAAAACTGGCGAGGTATGCAAGAGTCGGGTGGTCGTCGTATCAAGCGTGCTTTAAACATTGATATGAACAGTATTCGTTTGGTTGATGATGCGTTTCGAGAGCAAATTGATGCTGCTATTCCACTTAACGACTATATTCGTGTTTCAAACTTGCCCGATCCGGTGACAAACCTTGGTTTGTTTCGTCGTTATGCTGAAGGTTACTTAAAACAACACGAAAAAATTAATCGTGATTTAACCTTAATGGTGCGTGAGCTACAACCGATGAATCACGGCTTACCTATTGAGTTTTACTGCTTTAGTGAAGATAAGCGCTGGATTTCATACGAGCACTTGCAAGCAGAGATTATGGATCATCTACTTGCTGTGCTACCAATCTTTGGACTCAGACCATATCAAAGTGTTACTGGGCAGTTAAGTACAAGCGAAGCTCAAACAGGGCTAAAACCAAGTATCAAGGTTGCTAACCCTGTGCGCGAAAAAACTTAA